The nucleotide window ctaaatagatgccaaataacttttttttcaaaataccaccccctactgtcagggatctgtaatgttacataATAGCTGTATATTagtctttcatttcatacactctctctctctctctctctctctctctctctctctctcacacacacacacacacccaccatctCTCTGGGTCTATGTAAACTGTAAGCTGATTATAAAGACACAAGCTAAGTGCTAACTGAGCTCTTCTCTTCttacctggaaataaaaatcaacaacatggTGGCATATGTTTCgtatatttatttagctattaaataaaataataattaataacgacCTTATTTGACGAGGCGCAAGTggtaaaataatgttaataaaaaacaggtcaattccatatttttaaacagcagAGTGCGCAGTACCGGATATTGATATGTACACCGACACGTCAATGCGTCCGCCATATTGGAAGGGGCGGAATTACTATTTCAAAACTgaatgcaatatttaatccttgtctgtgGTGGGATTCGAAACGCACCAACCTTGAAGGGAGGGGAATTGGGAATTTTTGTCGTGTTTGCGtaaaaaaagcacattaaaaaaaaaaaagacaaatcagGCGCACCTCTCTTTggtttcttactttctttcttttcttctctttttccctccttccccacccgaaacagactattgATACGAGCGCgttttcttgtttcttgtttAATTGTCTACTGTAGTGTTTACTGTAGTTGTTCTACTTAGTGTGGTATGCATATGTTAGGGATGAAATAATGTGtaaggtttatttcttttttttatgaatgtatttttctccttttgtattgttgtatatttatatttgtatattattatgtattgttgtgtatgggtTTTGCTGTGGCTCTAATGGCTATTTACAGATTGTAATTAACAGCCCGCTGCAATTGGCTGGTGGGGATGCGGTGGACACTGCTGCCCTTTTAAGAAGCGTACAATGACGAGTTGGAGCTATCGGTCGTTAGATCGGTGTTCAGGCACGTGGGTGCCAACGGAAGTGAATCTTCCGGTTGCGCTGTAGCGCGCAGGTGGTGTTGGCGTGAGTAATGGAACTCCCTTGGTGAAGGGGACGTGGACGGCTCGAGGCCGAAGCTGAGTAGGCGAGTGACCggaagtgtgagtgagtcgaGGTGCAGCAAGTATGACGGTGACTGCGGGTTTCAACAGGACTGGATAGCACGGGGTTGCCCAGTCATAATGTGAGTATAATGTGAGTAGTGTTTGATCTTTTTCAAGCAGTTGATGGCTGAAGACCTGCATTTGTTTAACATTGTTTAAGGTTATAAGTAGAGACTGTGACAGAAGTTCAGGTCCAACATCCTAGCCTATAGaaaccctttttctttttttcctgtttgtgcaCTGTGGCACTGGCTTGGGGTGGATTGTGGTATATTGTATGCACAAGGGAATAGTAGTAATAGCTTTTTACATGTGAAGTGGGTTAGAGATACTGGCAGTGTTTTGTCTTCTCCTTTCCTAGTGGTAAGGTGATTGGAGCACCTGTAGCAGTGGAACTGAACCAGGACGATTGCTGCTGGCCAGCAAGACATCATACACAGACTGCATATGGACTGTATCTTCTTCTCCTGTGAATCATCCCTTTTTATGTTTGCTATTTTTAAAGTATCTTTCTTATAAATGTTTCTTATAAAGGAGTGCTACACAATTATGTAGCTTGGGCACATAGTGTGTTCAGTCTATTGTCATGTACACTGCACAGACAGCAAAACCTCCATGCAAGgaggtggttttgtaatatgtatttctttataATGTACTCGAACAGATCCCCCCCCTAAacacaccagagcagtggttcttccctctggagacacagtggagggggattcagtgactctgagctgtagcagtgatgcaaaccctcctgtttCCAATTACacctggtttaagcagagtgcagctgcagacacactgctgacaacaggccagaattacagcatcagctacatcagctcccaggacagtggactgtactactgcactgcagTAGTTTGCATAGAATCAAACAATGTTTCTTTACTGCAATCTGTAATAATGAGATTTAAGTTTAATCAATTTTGCATTTACAGGCAACCATGGAATCAACCCCTCTCTCAGCAGACATGGCATTGAGCTTTATGTAGCCATAGCTCTCGCTTAACAGGAAACCAGATGTAATCCAACATCTGGTGTAATGCTCTAATGGAGAACTGtgaatatgttaaatataaaattcaaagGTTTCATCGTATGCTAATTTTGTCCTTGGTTGCCAGTTCTTCATGATACTGTGGTTTAGGCATGCAGGTGAGGATGTGAAATCTGCTGCGGGAAGCCACCACCCCTGCTTTTGGAAAATTGATGAAACACAATTTCATGTGAATGAAACATTTCAGttctacatttaacatttcgACTGGAAATTTCTACTTATGATTTACAATTaacattttatgttttaaatgtagactaaaatttaaataatataaatgttaaatctaaatttgatctaaatctttaaatattaatatttatttaacacaacatttaacacttgcatttaaaatgtacagtaaaattACATGGGTATGGATATCACAATTAGATAGTGTGCTAACAACAGTGCTGATTAATTTCTCACTGTCTAACATcagtatttttagtatttatttatttatttatttatttatttttgcctagCTATAGGGAGTGTATAAGGGACAGAAAATTGTAAAATCAAAAAAGgaataatgtttattaactcatttcttatatttttctgttcttcctgcaatagaaatatatcattttaaaaactgtaaaatgtttctaaatatttagattttcatttatatatatattttttttactctatttAACATAACATGAACAGTTTTaagatttaatgtaaatttttaaaataaatctaaatgttaaatgtaatgtttcacCTAAAGTTTCAATTAGAATTttacataaaaaggaaaaaaaaaatttaatctcaatatttagtataaattataaataaaaatgttaaatctaagaGTTTAATATAGAAAAGTTTTGTTCGATGTTCAAATTCTTATATTTGGTGCTCCACATGTGCTGTCTACATGTTAattgcagcagtgtgatgacagcatttatatttcagtcacaaacatgttatttatttctcaagGTTCAGAGAAGTACACAATCTTAAAGCCCATCATAGAGGGACTGTTGGTCTTCCTGGCATTAACACTCATTTTGAACCTCCAGAATAAAACAGACCAATAAATACTCATTTTAACTTCACATGTGCTTGTGGTTTCTCAGAAAGAGGAAGTGGAGCTCAGCTAATGGCCACAGCAGCACTGGTGAGagtggacaggtgagtgtgggtgaAAGGAGGAGGGACTGTTTGATCATGTGATCATGTTCAGATATAAACTTTATCCTGTGCTAATTTTCAACCACGGTCTGCTGCTGTGTTTGCaaatagggttagggttagggactTCCTCCACACaccagagaggaagaggaagttcaGTACACTGCTGTGGACATTAGCAGGAGCACTGCTGCCATCCAGTGAGCAAATTATCATCATTACACCAACACTAACTGTGCTGCTCAGTCAACATCAAGTTTTTTAAGTGACCTCTATTTGTCCCACAGACTTGTGGCAGATGAAGCAGCTGATGATCCATCTCAGATCTACAGCAAGATCCAGGAAATCCTCATCTAAAAGCTAAAGAGGAGGAACTTCAGGTTGCTGGAAGAAAGCTGAGAGAGATGTGGTGAtctgttctgtaaatctgttttaaaCCGACATTGCATCCAAATCAAACAGCAGAAGAGGAATGACTTTGgtgttttattacagtattattgCTTGGATAGAGTTTTGTAGTGCTTACTGTAGTgctgaatgctgtttttaacCTTCAAATGATCCATACAGTTCAGGATTTTAGGAAATAGAAAttgaaataaacagtttattatcCACATTAAACAtctttagtttatttgtttgcctgtaatctagccatggggtcacagtacAGTGACTTCTGCGCCGGTCCCAAGCCAGGATCAATAatgagggttgcatcaggaagggtatctgacgtaaaacattgccaaatttaaccatgcgaattgtcagtactctgaatttcataccggatcggtcgaggctgggttaacaacgaccgccatcggcgccgttgacctacagggcgctggtggaaattgggctactgttggtcgaggaagtagaggagggagaagagtgcgtagactgagagagaagagggaaggGAAGAGTTTAGGACTgggaataggaactctgaatgttggtactatgacagggaaaggtagagagctggctgatatgatggagagaaggaaggtggatatactgtgtgtacaggagaccaggtggaagggtagcaaggctcgtagtataggagcaggattcaagctgttttattatggtgtggatagtaagagaaatggggtaggtgtggtcctgaaggaggagtttgtgaggaatgttctggaggtgatgagagtgtcagacagggtgatgagtctgaagttagatgTTGAAGTggtgatgctgaatgttgttagtggttatgccccacaggtaggttgtgagttagaggagaaagagagattctggtgtgaattagatgaggtgatagagactattcccacgggtgagagagtggtgataggagcagattttaatggacatgttggtgaggggaacacaggtgatgaggaggtgatgggcaagtttggagttaaggaaaggaaccttgaaggacagatggtagtggactttgctaagaggatggacattgcacatggacaggactgaagagaatagacaggaatacaaggagttacagcagcaggttagagttattaaggatagagatggaaaggtgctcacaagtgaggagagtgtacagaggagatggaaggagtattttgaagagctgatgaatgaggaaaatgagagggaaaaaagagtagtcagggtgaactctgtggaacagaaagtagataagattagaaaggatgaagtcaggaaggctttgaagaggatgaaaagtggaaaggcagttggtcctgacgacatcccggtggaggtctggaagtgtctaggagaggcggcagtggaatttttaactagtctgtttaacagggttttagagagtgagaagatgcctgaggaatggagaagtgtattagtgctgatctttaagaataagggtgacatgcagagttgcagcaactatagggggataaagttgatgcgccatacaatgaagctatggaaagagtagtggaagctaggttaaggaaggtagtgaaAATTTTTGAGCAGCAGTATATCAATTGAAAGCCCACTAGAGGGAAGTTTTGCAATCATTCCCAGAGAATATTGCAATCTCCAAcattaaaaactgaaaaatgcgAGTTCCACAAGGAAACCATCACCTTCTTGGGGTATGTGACCTTGAGGAGAAGGGTGGAGTTGGACATGAGCAAGGTGAAAGCTTTCACAGACTGGCCTGAGCCAACCATGGTCAAAGAGTTGCAACATTTCTTAGGATTTGCGAACTTCTATCGGTGCTTCAACTGCAACTACAGCCTTGTCGCTTAGACCACTAACCTCCCTTCTGAGGGGAAAACCTAAGAAACTCGGCCATATCTGCCTTCCAGACACTGAAACAGAGGTTCACCACTGTACCCATTCTCCACCATCCAGACCCCAAGCTCTCCTTCGTGGTTGAAGTAGACGCATCCAGCTGTGGAATAGGGGCAGTTTTGTCACAGCACCATGGAGCCCCCAAGAAAATGCACCCTTGCGCCTTCTTTTCCTGGAAACCTGCGCCAGCCAAAGCCAACTACAATGTGGGGAATCGGTAGCTGCTGTCCATCAAGGCAGCACTGGAGGAATGGCGACACTGGTTGGAGGGAGCATATCATCCTTTCATTGTGCTAACCGATCATCGTAACTTGGAGTACCGATCTCATGGAGCTGCAGTAACCAGAAGTGTTTGCGGTGCTCTTCAGGTGTTTGGCGAACACACTACAGGACTGCCCACTTGATGCTGGAATACACCAGATGTGTCCTCAAGCTGAAGAGGTGGTAGGCTACAGCAGCTTCTGGAGTTCCCACTTGCTCTCTGCCTGCTCCTGAGCAAAGAGAATCATCACGTTACCTGCTGGTTCAAACCAcctcctgtctgtctccacCGCCACAGTAACACATGATGaagacttttttctttgtttgtttttatccatCAGTTTAATTCTTGATTTTATTCGGTCATACATTGTTGATTAACTTTCTaatacagcagctctgacatttattttctgctgtagtgcaaattagaagtttatattaatacattatgGATGATGCATTTTAtcatgtatatgagagagagagactaaatttGATCTAAAAGCACTGAAGTATGATGATTGGGCCACATTTTCTATGAGGTTTAAACACAGCTGTATTGAGACAATCGTCTGTGGGGAAAAACACTAGCTATTGCTTCATATTTTCCTTTTACTTCACAACTggttttgcaattttttttgctgtggtttgacaaacaaaattaaaaaatggacTCCATCATGGTGTActggtatttttttatttttttttttttacaataaatacatatgatacatatataatacatattttctaaatgttcaatactaacatttaaatagtgtataggtttatttcattcttaCGGTTAATGACAGGACAGGAACTTCCATCACACACTTTTTACTTCCCATTAATTACATGTTGACTCCctcataagacacacacaccatcatcatatcACTGTCCACTTCCTCAAATGTATCTTTACAAGAAGATCCAAAAGTAAGAATACATTCTTTCTAAGTGGAACTATAGACATTGAATCCAgaatgttgctgctgctgatcCTGTTGTTGAATATTACAGGTAGGGTTGCTCTTTTCGTCACCTGTTAATATGAACCTGTCTCTGTTATATGGTATATGTTGGCTCTGTGGGACTTTGTCTCAAAAGTCTAAACTAAAGAACTCCACATCCACTTAATCAGccctgaataaaaatgtactataGGTGACAAGGGACAATTATTTGAGGTTTAGGGAGGTTAAAAGTGGCATCTAAAGACTCCTGTGACTGtttataaaaatctgtaaaaaagcaAAATCATATCTTTTGACAGTgaataagattattattattttttattttcataaactgtatatataatacacttttgttctgtgtgttgtgttaattaTCTACAAGTAACCTTTCGgatgtgtaaaatatttcactggTTTAAACCAATAATCCTCTGTGTATCTACACCACAGCTGCTGAGTGGTTGTGTAATTCGTAGTGGTATAATCCGTCATAGTTCACCAGACCTGATAGATGATATCAGTAACGAATCACAGTGACAAtgactgtatgttttatttctcttataccagcGCACCCTCACCAGCTGCCATTTTTTCTACTCTTGaaggagaaaagggaaaaaaatgcagctttgttATGTTGCTGAGAGACTTTTTATCTTCCTCAAAGGAAACTGTGTTCATAACAAACATAAAgctgttttaattatattttaatatttcatgtaaACGATTCAGTTTCAGTGTCAGGGATCCAGAACCTGAAAGTGTCATGCAGTCATGAGAAGATCTGTGCTCTGAGGGAGTCGTCTGTAAACCTGACGTGCTCTTACTCAAATATCAACATCACCACTGGATTCTGGTTCAGCTTCAAAGACTTTAGACTCCGACTACGCCGGACGTGTGAACTACACAGAGATGACAAACTCAAGATCAACAgacccgagagagagagacgcggGGGAATATCGCTTCATGCTCATTACGGATAAAGGAGAGAAATACGTGAGCTCAGCTGGAGTTACTCTGACAGGTAACAGAGCAGCTAGTCCGGAATAAACTGTGTTGTTGTACATGTCTGTGATGAAATATTCACCTTTAACTTCATTTAGATCTGCAGGTGATCCATCACTACAAAAGTCAAGCTCTAATCTGCCACACTTCCTGTCATCTAACCTTTGCTGCTAATGTGTACTACTGGTACAAGGATCAACAATACATACAGGATAACAAAGACACCCAGGGAACTTTCCCTTTAAGCAGTGATGAAGAAGTCAGTTACTCCTGCTCTGTTCACGGCTATAACAAGATTCGAGCTCCTTCTCTGTGTGAGTATTCATTTTGCTGCAATGAAATGATTTGTGGTTAGTTTTGCAAAGTCCCTACATGGTCCCATAGAAAAATTTGCATAGATAATAAATAGGTTGAATCTAAAACATGTTAAGAGaaaaaacactcacatacaacaCTGTCCTATAAACATAATGTCGAGCTGTAACTAATTTAACCTAATGTAAAACGGCAATGTGCAATTGTGagaatcagtcaatcaatcagcaGGTAGGCAGCGAAAGCTTACTCCTGTTATGGTTTATGAAAGAGGCTGAAGcttttaaaatcaattttaaaccATCTCTTCATGACCTGTTACCATTTCAGGTGTTGGAAGGAGCTGTATGAGGGTGACCTACCCAGACAAGAGAGTTTGGAACCTTTGGAAGGGTCTTCAGTGGAAATTGTGGAAAAAGTGCTTTCCAGTGGACAGAGTGTTAAAGAAGTATTCTGGCATTCTTCTAAGGACTTCAAGGACCTGATGCATGAGTTTACTAATCGAGTTGAATATGTGAAGCAAGACAGAAACTGCACTCTGAAAATGAACCagctgagaaagaaagactctGGAGAATATCGGCTTAGAGTAGTTTATACATCTAACCGAATCTCGGGTAGACCTGGAGTGGTTCTTAATGTTACAGGTTAATATCCCCCACTTAACTGTCTCTACATCTGGTCTCTCTGCATCATTGTACATCTGTTAAATCCCATTCCTTTATTTTGTGCACGTTCAGATCTGCAGGTAAGACTGAGTCACTATGCAGGGTCATCAGAAGAACGGACGACAGTAACGCTGAGCTGCATCACCTCCTGCACTCTGTCCAACAGCCCCACTTACCTGTGGTACAAGAACGGACAGCCTGTTACTGATAAACtcaccaaacacaacaaactctacCTCTTCTTCAGCGAAGATGCAGGGAACTACTCCTGTGCTGTGAAAGGACGTGAGGATCTTCGCTCTCCTGAACAAACTGTTAGACGTGAGAATCAGTCATTATCTAGAAGGTTGTGGTAGCTCAGGTTCTGGTGGTACTTAACTTTATCttaaaaagctttttgcttggtttggattttgtttttgtttataagtCACTTTGGATTTAGGTttcagtcaaataaataaagaggaaaatccAGAATTGCTTATGAGGCAttgcacaatgtgtgtgtgtgtgtgtgtgtgtttttttaaagtatatacAGCACAGTGCTGTTGTTGAAATGTGGTTCTACTCCTGCTTCCTGCTTCAAAACAAATCCCTGGTTTATATTACGGCTCTCACTGTAATACCTCATTGTTTCATATCTACTAGAACTAAAACagattgcaaaaaaaatgtgtaattgcTCATGTGggaatgttttttaatataagaaACATTTACGCAAGCAGTTTTCAGGTTCAACACTTTGTACTATCAGGTTTTCTACTATTTTTAGAAAAGAGAAGTTTATGTTtaagtttgctttttttttattgcaattaCTTGGTAACATGACCAGAGAACAGTAATCACTTTAATCACTTctgcttttaaaaaagaattaaataaataatttgtctgTCAATAAGTTTTCCGGTAACACTAACAGTTGTCCCTGTGCTAAAAGAGAACCAAGCTGTAGTGTGGAAGCTGTATGCTGTAtggggagctgctgctgcacttgttcctgcttctctctcttcttatcGCCGtcctgtgtgttaagtgagtgactgaattCTTTTTGTATTCCAGAATCATAATCCAATGTTAAACATTAGACGAATAAAGCAGGAACAGATTGAACAGCCTGGTTTTTGTGTCCTTTGTGTGaacaggaggaagaaaagagcAGAAAGAGACATTCAGCTACTGAGAGAACTTTTCACTTCGTGTTTTAATCTTCTTAAAGTTCCTATAaatctgttaataaataaaaattaaagaggTTTTCTCTTCAATTCTCTCAGTGTGTTCCAACGCCTGGAGATGACACATACACAGCGCTGAACCTCATGACTGTGTCCCCAGAATATGACACACTGCAAGTAAGTATACAGTCtttctacctgtgtgtgtgggtgtgtatgaaggagagtgtgttgagtgtgtgtgtgcacgtgtgtattGTTTCTTTAAATTCTCATGTCCCCACTAGAATATTAAAAGCTCTGCCAGTGACACTTACACCACCCTGAACCCTGCACCCATGTGCTCTGATTATGATACACTGAgggtaagtaagtgtgtgtctgcatgcgtCTGCGTGTGTCTGCATTTGATATTCCATATGCTGAAGTTTAATTCAATCCAAACACAAAGTCAACAGTCTTACAACATGTTTCATGAATACGCAAATAATAGACCAAAGGCTCATAACATACGCACAGAGAATAAAACTTTACATTGGACAGTATTGCTTTTGTCTTAATTGAGGGTCTGGTCttatttgtctttgtttctggatttgtgttggcttgctttctttaattgtttttaatatcgGAGATTTTAACttgtatatgaatatacataatgtgtatatgtaagtGTAGTAAAGCGTGATGTTATATGTTTTGAAGTCAATTTAGGTTTACATTAGgtttttttcatgaataaattTACAATCAGGAAGATGATAAGGATATAAATGTTTTCTCCCAAATTATAGGATTGTCATCAGTACGGCATTTTATCTGTAAATGCTTCTGTGaacaaatgaaatcattttcagtGTGATAAATACACCCACGGTGTGTgtacttatgtgtgtgtgtctgtgcatctgtgCTGCCATTGATAGAGTTTTTACTTCTCTAAACTCTTACaccaacattattatttatggcattatttatattttatatacattattttaacatttatttataacattattacatattttatctTAATTTGTGCATTTTACAGAAATGAAACAACCTGCAACCACAGTCTCTGGGAGTAAGTGTGtactctataagtgtgtgtttgtgcaaaagGATGTTTGTTTAAGGACTGAAGTTGCAAAAAGAATTTCTGTCTCATGTAAAAGTCATTCATTTGTG belongs to Hemibagrus wyckioides isolate EC202008001 unplaced genomic scaffold, SWU_Hwy_1.0 Contig8, whole genome shotgun sequence and includes:
- the LOC131350695 gene encoding uncharacterized protein LOC131350695 — encoded protein: MLITDKGEKYVSSAGVTLTDLQVIHHYKSQALICHTSCHLTFAANVYYWCWKELYEGDLPRQESLEPLEGSSVEIVEKVLSSGQSVKEVFWHSSKDFKDLMHEFTNRVEYVKQDRNCTLKMNQLRKKDSGEYRLRVVYTSNRISGRPGVVLNVTDLQVRLSHYAGSSEERTTVTLSCITSCTLSNSPTYLWYKNGQPVTDKLTKHNKLYLFFSEDAGNYSCAVKGREDLRSPEQTVRRENQSLSRRLW